In Harpia harpyja isolate bHarHar1 chromosome 8, bHarHar1 primary haplotype, whole genome shotgun sequence, a genomic segment contains:
- the LPCAT3 gene encoding LOW QUALITY PROTEIN: lysophospholipid acyltransferase 5 (The sequence of the model RefSeq protein was modified relative to this genomic sequence to represent the inferred CDS: deleted 1 base in 1 codon) encodes MGAEGAASGAGAAVLVPLPGSRSDRPAGRPGEKMAVAGSGWGLAQLAEALGSSEQALRLIVSILMGYPFALFQRYFLFQKETYLIHLYNVFTGLSIAYFNFGMQFFHSLLCVLIQFLILRLMGRTITAVFTTFFFQMTYLMAGYYFTATEHYDIKWTMPHCVLTLKLIGLAIDYYDGGKDPEFLTPEQRRFAVRGVPTLLEVSGFSYFYGAFMVGPQFSMTDYQKLARCEMTDVQGQRPNSFVPALKRLSLGLLFLVTYTLSSLYVSDEYLISDDYMEKPFWFRCGYILIWGKIILYKYVTCWLVTEGVCILVGLGYNGKDQSGKPLWDACANMKVWLYETTPLFTGTIASFNINTNAWVARYIFKRLKFLGNKLLSQALALFFLAIWHGLHSGYLVCFQMELLIVIVERQVINLVRDSPTLSTLASITALRPIFYVLQQTNHWMFMGYSLVPFCLFTWDKWMKVYRSIYFFGHVLFLTLLLVLPYIRRLVVPRKEKLKKAE; translated from the exons ATGGGCGCGGAGGGGGCCGCGAGCGGTGCGGGGGCCGCGGTG CTGGTGCCGCTGCCGGGTTCGAGGAGCGaccggccggcggggcggccgggggagAAGATGGCGGTGGCGGGGTCCGGCTGGGGCCTGGCCCAGCTGGCCGAGGCCCTGGGCTCGTCGGAGCAAGCGCTGCGCCTCATCGTCTCCATCCTGATGG GATATCCTTTTGCCTTGTTCCAGCGCTATTTCCTCTTCCAGAAGGAGACCTACCTCATTCATCTCTACAATGTGTTCACAGGACTCTCAATTGCTTACTTCAATTTTG GGATGCAGTTCTTTCATTCCCTGCTATGTGTCCTAATCCAGTTCCTCATACTGAGACTAATGGGTCGCACAATCACTGCCGTCTTCACCACGTTCTTCTTTCAGATG ACATACCTTATGGCTGGATATTACTTCACAGCCACAGAGCATTATGACATCAAGTGGACAATGCCACATTGTGTCTTGACGCTCAAGTTGATTG GTCTGGCCATCGACTACTATGATGGAGGGAAAGATCCG GAGTTCCTGACCCCTGAGCAGCGGCGATTTGCTGTCCGGGGAGTTCCTACCTTGCTGGAGGTCTCAGGATTCTCCTATTTCTATGGTGCCTTCATGGTGGGGCCTCAGTTCTCCATGACAGACTATCAGAAACTGGCAAGGTGTGAGATGACTGACGTTCAAGGCCAGAGACCCAATAG ttttgtGCCTGCTCTCAAGCGCCTGAGTTTGGGTCTCTTGTTTCTAGTAACCTATACCTTGTCAAGCCTGTACGTCTCTGATGAATACCTCATCTCAGATGATTATATG GAGAAGCCTTTCTGGTTCCGTTGTGGTTACATATTGATCTGGGGCAAAATTATACTCTACAAATACGTAACTTGCTGGCTTGTTACG GAAGGTGTCTGCATCCTTGTTGGTCTGGGGTACAATGGGAAGGACCAGAGTGGAAAGCCTCTGTGGGATGCCTGTGCCAACATGAAGGTCTGGCTGTATGAGACAACACCTTTGTTCACAGGGACCATTGCTTCTTTCAACATCAACACCAACGCTTGGGTGGCCCG CTACATCTTCAAGCGTCTGAAGTTCCTGGGTAACAAACTGCTGTCACAGGCACTGGCCCTGTTCTTCCTGGCCATTTGGCACGGGCTGCACTCTGGCTACCTGGTGTGCTTTCAAATGGAGTTGCTTATAGTCATCGTTGAAAGACAG gTCATAAACCTTGTTCGGGACAGTCCTACCCTAAGCACTCTGGCCTCCATCACTGCCTTGCGGCCCATCTTCTACGTCCTGCAGCAGACTAACCACTGGATGTTTATGGGTTACTCTCTGGTGCCATTTTGCCTTTTCACCTGGGACAAATGGATGAAG GTGTACAGGTCTATTTATTTCTTCGGCCATGTGTTGTTCCTCACCTTATTATTGGTGTTGCCTTACATTCGCAGATTAGTTGTGCCAcgaaaagaaaagctaaaaaaagcagaataa
- the EMG1 gene encoding ribosomal RNA small subunit methyltransferase NEP1, producing MAAPRRPREEEAAAEEASLEAKRPRGQRRLLVVLEGASLETVKVGKTFELLNCDKHKALLLRNGRDPGEVRPDITHQSLLMLMDSPLNRAGLLQVYIHTQKNVLIEVNPQTRIPRTFDRFCGLMVQLLHKLSVRAADGPQKLLKVIKNPVSDHLPVGCMKIGTSFAVPKVSDLRELVPTAEPVAIVVGAFAHGSVNVDYTEKMVSISNYPLSAALTCAKITTAFEEVWGVV from the exons ATGGCGGCGCCCAGGCGGCCTCGCGAAGAGGAGGCGGCAGCTGAAGAGGCTTCGCTGGAGGCGAAGCGGCCCCGCGGGCAGCGGCGGCTCTTGGTGGTGCTGGAGGGGGCGAGTCTGGAGACCGTGAAG GTGGGGAAGACGTTCGAGCTCCTCAACTGCGACAAGCACAAGGCGCTGCTGCTGCGGAACGGCCGGGACCCCGGGGAGGTGCGGCCCGACATCACCCACCAG agTCTCCTGATGCTTATGGACAGCCCACTGAATCGGGCTGGTCTCCTGCAGGTTTATATCCATACCCAGAAGAATGTCCTAATTGAAGTCAATCCCCAAACCAGAATCCCAAGAACTTTTGATCGATTCTGTGGTCTCATGG TTCAGTTGCTGCATAAGCTCAGCGTTCGAGCAGCTGATGGGCCTCAGAAATTGCTGAAG GTGATTAAAAATCCAGTCAGCGATCATCTCCCTGTGGGCTGCATGAAGATAGGTACCTCTTTTGCAGTTCCAAAGGTGTCAGATCTGCGTGAACTGGTTCCTACAGCAGAGCCAGTTGCCATTGTTGTGGGAGCTTTTGCCCATGGTTCG GTTAACGTTGACTATACAGAAAAGATGGTCTCCATCAGCAACTAtcccctctctgctgccctgACATGTGCCAAAATTACTACTGCCTTTGAGGAAGTCTGGGGAGTAGTATGA